A stretch of Acidobacteriota bacterium DNA encodes these proteins:
- a CDS encoding GAF domain-containing protein — MACLVFSDNNGRQIVHALERDVVSLGRASDNDIVSHDLRVSRHHASVVRMGSVFSIRDAGSSLGVFVNNRRVDECELRDGDLIRLGDSLYSFVDAAPTAMQTTVGDHPGPAALLGSALVAEAWEAVERLRKIGAGGAGFEQGLHGLEAALGDLRLGIARIERARRMMQTLYEIGRVVNSSVDRGNLIDLILDLALKVIGADRGFVMLAGAPSEGLTLRAHRNMGEEISSAGARTISTGIARQVAASGAPVLTSDAQSDERFRDHKSVVNFRIRSVICVPLVERDGRVLGVIYVDSRTAGAGFDEEDRDFLLAFANYAAIALENARLVSEAGARARMEEELRAMRRLDEMKSELMSIVAHDVRTPLTSIRSYAEILADDFDEMPPEQRRTFLERIVREADRLDRLTSNYLDLAKIEAGKMDLHVAALAPASLVRETCEAFEGLAAERGLALVAETSGAPPDLAGDRDRLLQVLSNLVSNALKFTEAGGRVTVTAGAGELPGSRAAAVFEVRDTGRGIAPADLERLFRKFSQIAEGPGRPRGTGLGLVIAREIVEMHGGRIGVESSPDGGSLFTFALPIAGPEGGGEAR; from the coding sequence ATGGCCTGCCTCGTCTTCTCCGACAACAACGGCCGACAGATCGTGCACGCGCTCGAGCGGGATGTCGTCTCCCTCGGACGCGCCTCGGACAACGACATCGTCTCGCACGATCTCCGCGTCTCGCGACACCACGCGAGCGTCGTCAGGATGGGGAGCGTCTTCTCGATCCGCGACGCCGGGTCGAGCCTCGGCGTCTTCGTCAACAACCGCCGCGTCGACGAGTGCGAGCTGCGGGACGGCGACCTGATCCGGCTCGGCGACTCCCTCTACTCATTCGTGGACGCCGCCCCCACTGCGATGCAGACGACGGTGGGCGACCATCCCGGACCGGCCGCTCTCCTGGGCAGCGCCCTGGTCGCCGAGGCGTGGGAGGCGGTCGAACGCCTCCGGAAGATCGGCGCGGGAGGCGCCGGGTTCGAGCAGGGGCTTCACGGCCTCGAGGCGGCTCTCGGCGACCTGCGCCTCGGCATCGCGCGCATCGAGCGGGCGCGGCGGATGATGCAGACGCTGTACGAGATCGGGCGGGTGGTGAACTCGTCGGTCGATCGCGGCAACCTGATCGATCTCATCCTCGATCTGGCTCTGAAGGTCATCGGCGCCGATCGCGGCTTCGTCATGCTCGCGGGGGCGCCGAGCGAGGGGTTGACGCTGCGCGCGCACCGCAACATGGGCGAGGAGATCTCGTCGGCCGGAGCGCGCACGATCTCCACCGGGATTGCCCGGCAGGTCGCGGCGTCGGGCGCCCCCGTCCTCACCTCGGACGCCCAGAGCGACGAGCGCTTTCGCGATCACAAGAGCGTCGTGAACTTCCGGATCCGGTCGGTGATCTGCGTGCCGCTCGTGGAGCGGGACGGCCGCGTGCTCGGCGTGATCTACGTCGACAGCCGCACGGCCGGCGCCGGGTTCGACGAGGAGGATCGGGATTTTCTCCTGGCGTTCGCCAACTACGCGGCGATCGCCCTCGAGAACGCCCGGCTCGTGAGCGAGGCGGGCGCCCGGGCGCGCATGGAGGAGGAGCTGCGCGCGATGCGCCGGCTCGACGAGATGAAGTCCGAGCTGATGTCCATCGTCGCGCACGACGTGCGGACGCCCCTCACCTCCATCCGGTCGTACGCGGAGATCCTCGCCGACGACTTCGACGAGATGCCGCCCGAGCAGCGGCGGACCTTTCTCGAGAGGATCGTGCGCGAGGCCGATCGCCTCGATCGCCTCACGAGCAACTACCTCGACCTCGCGAAGATCGAGGCGGGGAAGATGGACCTTCACGTGGCGGCGCTGGCCCCCGCCTCCCTCGTGCGGGAGACGTGCGAGGCCTTCGAGGGGCTGGCGGCCGAGCGGGGGCTGGCGCTCGTCGCCGAGACCTCCGGCGCCCCCCCGGACCTTGCCGGAGATCGCGATCGACTCCTGCAGGTGCTCAGCAACCTCGTGAGCAACGCGCTGAAGTTCACCGAGGCCGGAGGGCGGGTGACGGTGACCGCGGGCGCCGGCGAGCTTCCCGGATCCCGCGCCGCGGCCGTCTTCGAGGTGAGAGACACCGGTCGCGGGATCGCCCCCGCGGATCTCGAGCGCCTCTTCCGCAAGTTCTCGCAGATCGCGGAGGGGCCCGGCCGGCCCCGCGGAACGGGGCTCGGCCTCGTCATCGCGCGCGAGATCGTCGAGATGCACGGCGGGAGGATCGGCGTCGAGTCGTCGCCGGACGGCGGAAGCCTCTTCACGTTCGCTCTGCCGATCGCCGGCCCTGAAGGGGGCGGGGAGGCGCGTTGA
- the rlmD gene encoding 23S rRNA (uracil(1939)-C(5))-methyltransferase RlmD yields MKTAGAAPVKKGDELVLRIEDLAYGGPGVARHDGYVVMVRRALPGDLVRAEVTRLQRSHAEAKRIEILEPSPQRVEARCDHFGVCGGCRWQDLDYAAQLEWKKRQVVEAVKRIGKLEDPIVDDTLPSPDVFFYRNKMEFSFGRDASGKMILGLHPAESYEEVFDLSRCHLESPLSNELVAFVREACGAAGLAPYDVKTHQGFLRYLAIREGKFTGETMVNLVTSEGEADAVREIARATAARFPAVVSFIRSVNARRATVAVGDREEVLHGRGYITERIAGATFEITASSFFQTNPRQAERLYAAALDAAGILPEDRVLDLYSGTGTISILASRVAAEVRGVESQPDSVRNAERNALLNGVRNCFFIKAEARKALAAMGSDKHPPTIVIVNPPRAGLNQSVIHHMLRLRPRRLVYVSCNPATLARDLNQICDRDYSLIRVRPVDMFPHTFHVECVVQVDRTPGTRLGRAAAKDEEGAQDAE; encoded by the coding sequence ATGAAGACCGCCGGCGCCGCGCCCGTGAAGAAGGGGGACGAGCTGGTCCTCCGCATCGAGGATCTCGCCTACGGGGGGCCCGGCGTCGCGCGCCACGACGGGTACGTCGTGATGGTGAGGCGGGCCCTTCCCGGGGATCTCGTCCGGGCCGAGGTGACGAGGCTCCAGCGCTCGCACGCCGAGGCGAAGAGGATCGAGATCCTCGAGCCGTCGCCGCAGCGCGTCGAGGCGCGGTGCGATCACTTCGGCGTCTGCGGTGGGTGCCGCTGGCAGGATCTCGACTACGCCGCGCAGCTCGAGTGGAAGAAGAGGCAGGTCGTGGAGGCGGTGAAACGGATCGGAAAGCTCGAGGATCCGATCGTCGACGACACGCTTCCCTCGCCCGACGTCTTCTTCTATCGGAACAAGATGGAGTTCTCGTTCGGGCGCGACGCCTCGGGGAAGATGATCCTGGGGCTCCACCCGGCGGAATCGTACGAGGAGGTGTTCGACCTCTCCCGATGCCACCTCGAATCGCCCCTCTCCAACGAGCTGGTCGCCTTCGTCCGGGAGGCCTGCGGCGCCGCGGGGCTCGCCCCGTACGACGTGAAGACGCACCAGGGATTCCTGCGGTATCTCGCGATCCGCGAGGGGAAGTTCACGGGCGAGACGATGGTGAACCTCGTCACGTCCGAAGGTGAGGCGGACGCCGTGCGGGAGATCGCGCGGGCGACCGCGGCGAGGTTTCCCGCGGTCGTCTCGTTCATCCGGAGCGTCAACGCGCGCCGCGCGACGGTGGCGGTCGGGGATCGAGAGGAGGTCCTGCACGGGCGCGGTTACATCACGGAGCGGATCGCGGGGGCGACGTTCGAGATCACCGCATCGTCGTTCTTCCAGACCAACCCGAGGCAGGCGGAGCGCCTGTACGCCGCCGCGCTCGACGCCGCCGGGATCCTCCCCGAGGACCGCGTGCTCGATCTCTACTCGGGGACGGGCACGATCTCGATCCTCGCCTCGCGCGTCGCCGCGGAGGTGCGCGGCGTCGAGTCGCAGCCCGATTCCGTGCGCAACGCCGAGCGCAACGCCCTCCTCAACGGAGTGCGGAACTGCTTCTTCATCAAGGCGGAGGCGCGGAAGGCGCTGGCGGCGATGGGGTCCGACAAGCACCCCCCGACGATCGTCATCGTGAACCCGCCGAGGGCCGGGCTGAACCAGTCGGTGATTCACCACATGCTGCGCCTGAGGCCCCGGCGCCTCGTGTACGTCTCGTGCAACCCCGCCACGCTCGCGCGGGACCTCAACCAGATCTGCGATCGGGACTACTCGCTCATCCGCGTGAGACCCGTGGACATGTTCCCGCACACCTTCCACGTGGAGTGCGTCGTCCAGGTGGATCGCACGCCCGGGACGCGGCTCGGGCGGGCGGCGGCGAAAGACGAGGAAGGAGCCCAGGATGCCGAATAG
- a CDS encoding tetratricopeptide repeat protein, with protein sequence MIPRPGALRFAPVALLAVAIPLAAYAPALGGGFISDDVALVAGNAAVRSVGAALAAFGRSYWFGLKSVEPYYRPLPIVSYAIERAIWGGGAPAHHATNVALHAACALLVGLLVAGLARARGLGEGATAAAAAIAAALAAAHPIHSEPAAAIFGRPDLLASLLALAFLNLAIRGHLAMALPCLALALFSKESAVGLALIAPFALREGERASGKPASSGRTLLAFLLPMTILSGYLVMRYRAIGLGLDAAAVSRLDNPLLGAPGAARWLTPIAVVARYASLWLWPARLCGDHGFDTVPLAASVLDGHVVAGAAILLAGGAALVAFIRTRSPLWIPLSAAALAFAPASNLVVLAPVLMAERVVYLPSLLLIAILGALLAEALSRIPSRAAAAGVCGAAALVIGAAGVRTHARAAEFASDLSFYGSDVATCPASAKAQFNFGNALARSGREGEALVAYAEAARIAPWLAIAHNNLGMSYLRLGRFKEAEPAFRDAVAQDPGLLSPHESLAGLLYQDGRLEESRVEATRALELAPNPADAGQLRDLIRTIEGRLRDGR encoded by the coding sequence GTGATCCCGCGGCCGGGCGCGCTGAGATTCGCCCCGGTCGCGCTCCTGGCGGTGGCGATTCCCCTGGCCGCCTACGCCCCCGCCCTCGGCGGGGGGTTCATCTCCGACGACGTCGCCCTCGTCGCCGGGAACGCCGCCGTGCGATCGGTCGGCGCCGCCCTCGCGGCTTTCGGGCGCTCGTACTGGTTCGGCCTGAAGTCGGTGGAGCCCTACTACCGCCCACTCCCGATCGTCTCGTACGCGATCGAGCGCGCGATCTGGGGCGGCGGGGCGCCGGCGCACCACGCCACGAACGTCGCCCTCCACGCCGCGTGCGCTCTCCTCGTCGGGCTGCTCGTCGCGGGGCTCGCCCGCGCGCGGGGTCTCGGGGAGGGAGCGACGGCCGCCGCCGCGGCGATCGCCGCGGCTCTCGCGGCGGCCCATCCGATCCACTCGGAGCCGGCGGCGGCGATCTTCGGGCGCCCGGACCTTCTCGCGTCGCTCCTGGCGCTCGCGTTCCTCAATCTCGCGATCCGCGGTCACCTGGCGATGGCTCTCCCGTGCCTCGCCCTCGCGCTCTTCTCGAAGGAGTCGGCGGTCGGGCTGGCGCTTATCGCGCCGTTCGCGCTTCGGGAGGGCGAGCGCGCCTCAGGCAAGCCGGCGAGTTCCGGGAGGACCTTGCTCGCATTCCTGCTCCCGATGACGATTCTCTCCGGCTACCTCGTGATGCGTTACCGCGCGATCGGCCTCGGCCTCGATGCCGCGGCGGTCAGCCGGCTCGACAACCCACTGCTCGGCGCCCCGGGCGCCGCGCGGTGGCTCACTCCGATTGCGGTCGTCGCGCGGTACGCCAGCTTGTGGCTCTGGCCCGCTCGCCTGTGCGGCGATCACGGTTTCGATACCGTCCCTCTCGCCGCGTCGGTTCTCGACGGCCACGTCGTCGCGGGGGCGGCGATTCTGCTGGCGGGGGGCGCGGCGCTCGTCGCCTTCATCCGGACGCGCTCGCCTCTGTGGATTCCCCTCTCGGCCGCCGCGCTCGCCTTCGCGCCCGCGTCGAACCTCGTGGTGCTCGCCCCCGTGCTGATGGCCGAACGGGTCGTGTACCTCCCGTCGCTCCTCCTGATCGCGATTCTTGGCGCCCTCCTCGCCGAGGCGCTCTCGCGGATTCCCTCGCGCGCCGCGGCGGCCGGGGTCTGCGGCGCCGCGGCCCTCGTCATCGGCGCCGCCGGCGTGCGGACGCACGCGAGGGCGGCGGAGTTCGCGAGCGACCTCTCGTTCTACGGGAGCGATGTCGCGACGTGCCCGGCGTCGGCCAAGGCGCAGTTCAACTTCGGGAACGCCCTGGCCCGAAGCGGGCGTGAGGGAGAGGCCCTCGTCGCGTACGCGGAGGCGGCGAGGATCGCCCCATGGCTCGCCATCGCGCACAACAACCTCGGGATGTCGTATCTGCGGCTCGGGAGATTCAAGGAGGCCGAGCCGGCGTTCCGCGACGCGGTCGCGCAGGACCCGGGCCTCCTGAGCCCGCACGAGAGCCTCGCCGGGCTCCTCTACCAGGACGGCCGGCTCGAGGAATCGCGGGTCGAGGCGACGCGGGCTCTCGAGCTCGCGCCGAACCCGGCGGACGCCGGGCAGCTCCGGGACCTGATCCGGACGATCGAGGGGCGGTTGCGGGACGGGAGGTGA
- a CDS encoding glycosyltransferase family 39 protein, with product MTRARRAALLAALVVAALVPRLYHVRSPFMTFADHNTANFSIFARNYLEHGYLATRFGQVRTIGPAGPHDLTFFAHHPPTIALLTSLAFRALGVTEWAARLMPLVLSALTCPVLFVLSSRMAGAGAGTVAALLFAFAPGAVYYGQMLDHEAFVTFFGLLAIAAWLRHEGTGSIAAWRACLGLVVVTTLIDWPGAYLAPALAIASWIAPATRARSLGMAAALVASAGGALAAVGLHILAISGSFQDLLASLSLRVLSSPQLPFTWGEYLYRIRINLEYALTPPIAWMAAAGVALLAARLVWRRTVGEAGALAAAVAVFCGAHHVVFTNACHYNEHLVYYLLPLATLGAVMLPASLGEIAAAVSPVAGAAVSVLAAAAPMALFLSQAPAQTRSYFNDVSVPGWPLLGQALHDAVPEGGVLLTHGEIASPQMLHYLGRERYNGVAAGDLPESGRRGAWFLADRNDDLGEGLRARLAPFPAGPILNFELRDLTSGAKAPDTGPLRPPDAEWRPVEVRFGDAIELTMIAFAAPPRPAARVPALAEYLGVPWTPALAAGRVVHASFVWERLDARAAALAPEYALVERVSGARAPLMWPLAAPASDLAPLPTGAIARHEIDWFLGEWLPAGTYDLEVGVRDGKKSLAASGTTAFGSVTIHD from the coding sequence TTGACCCGCGCGCGCCGCGCCGCCCTCCTCGCCGCCCTCGTCGTCGCCGCGCTCGTCCCCAGGCTCTACCACGTCCGCTCTCCGTTCATGACCTTCGCGGATCACAACACGGCGAACTTCTCGATCTTCGCGCGCAACTACCTCGAGCACGGCTATCTCGCGACGCGGTTCGGCCAGGTGCGGACCATCGGCCCGGCGGGACCTCACGATCTGACGTTCTTCGCCCATCATCCGCCGACGATCGCCCTTCTGACGTCACTGGCCTTCCGGGCGTTGGGCGTGACGGAGTGGGCGGCGCGGCTCATGCCGCTCGTGCTCTCGGCCCTCACGTGCCCCGTCCTCTTCGTTCTTTCGAGCCGGATGGCCGGCGCGGGCGCCGGGACCGTGGCCGCGCTCCTCTTCGCCTTCGCCCCGGGGGCGGTCTACTACGGGCAGATGCTCGATCACGAGGCCTTCGTCACCTTCTTCGGTCTCCTCGCGATCGCCGCGTGGCTCCGCCACGAGGGGACGGGCTCCATCGCCGCCTGGCGCGCCTGCCTCGGTCTCGTCGTCGTGACGACGCTCATCGACTGGCCCGGCGCCTACCTCGCGCCCGCCCTCGCGATCGCGTCGTGGATCGCCCCCGCGACGCGCGCGCGATCCCTCGGGATGGCCGCGGCTCTCGTCGCGTCCGCGGGGGGAGCGCTCGCGGCGGTCGGCCTGCACATCCTGGCGATCTCCGGCTCGTTCCAGGATCTCCTGGCGTCGCTCTCGCTCAGGGTCCTTTCGAGCCCGCAGCTCCCGTTCACGTGGGGCGAGTACCTCTACCGGATTCGCATCAATCTCGAGTACGCCCTCACGCCGCCGATCGCGTGGATGGCGGCGGCGGGGGTCGCGCTCCTTGCGGCGAGGCTCGTGTGGCGGCGGACGGTCGGGGAGGCCGGGGCGCTCGCAGCAGCCGTCGCGGTCTTCTGCGGCGCGCACCACGTCGTCTTCACCAACGCCTGTCACTACAACGAGCACCTCGTCTACTACCTGCTCCCCCTCGCGACGCTCGGCGCCGTGATGCTCCCCGCGTCGCTCGGCGAGATCGCCGCGGCGGTGTCTCCGGTCGCCGGAGCGGCGGTATCGGTTCTTGCGGCGGCGGCGCCGATGGCGCTCTTCCTCTCCCAGGCCCCCGCCCAGACGCGCTCGTACTTCAATGACGTCAGCGTCCCCGGCTGGCCGCTTCTCGGGCAGGCGCTCCACGACGCGGTGCCGGAGGGGGGCGTCCTCCTGACGCACGGCGAGATCGCCTCGCCGCAGATGCTCCACTACCTCGGGCGCGAGAGATACAACGGCGTCGCCGCCGGCGATCTTCCCGAGTCGGGTCGGCGAGGAGCTTGGTTCCTCGCGGACCGGAACGACGACCTCGGGGAGGGGCTGCGGGCGCGCCTCGCGCCGTTCCCCGCGGGGCCCATTCTGAACTTCGAGCTGCGCGACCTGACGTCCGGTGCGAAAGCACCCGACACCGGACCCCTGCGCCCGCCGGATGCCGAGTGGAGGCCGGTCGAGGTGCGCTTCGGCGACGCGATCGAGCTCACGATGATCGCGTTCGCCGCGCCCCCGCGGCCCGCGGCGCGCGTTCCCGCGCTCGCGGAGTACCTCGGCGTTCCCTGGACTCCGGCTCTGGCCGCCGGCCGCGTCGTGCATGCGTCGTTCGTCTGGGAGCGCCTCGACGCCCGCGCGGCGGCGCTCGCCCCGGAGTACGCCCTCGTCGAGCGCGTCTCAGGGGCGCGCGCGCCGCTCATGTGGCCGCTCGCCGCGCCCGCGTCGGACCTCGCGCCGCTCCCGACAGGTGCAATCGCGCGTCACGAGATCGACTGGTTCCTCGGGGAGTGGCTCCCGGCCGGCACCTACGATCTGGAGGTCGGTGTGCGCGACGGCAAGAAGAGCTTGGCGGCGAGCGGCACCACCGCCTTTGGCTCGGTCACGATCCACGATTGA
- a CDS encoding sulfatase-like hydrolase/transferase — MAKKKPVKSAARSAPKIPSVLKSRAAVLGLGFLGLVAVLVAYLLWGGGVRPFRGNTSDYNVLLVTLDTTRADHLGAYGYKHIRTPILDGLADDGALFEHAYTAAVMTFPSHSSILTGLLPPAHGGRNNGTARIRASVETLAEVVKAGGWHTGAVVGAFILHSMFGLDQGFESYDDYLPDAGAHDALISQRGAREVTDAALKYLAQAKSSKWFLWVHYYDAHSPYHPPSPYREEYGRNGYDGEIAYVDAQLGRLLAAIKEMGARERTIVVAVGDHGEGLRDHGEQTHGVFVYDETARVPLIIQVPGFLSGPKRVSSVVRTVDIMPTILDLLRLPPRPAAAGTSLWPLMDGQTPDLKLAAFTEAAIPFLMYGWSPVASLREGKWKFIEAPRRELYDLPADSAEKSNVAGSHAAEAADLRGKLERIVGDAAAQAKEAESVGLSPEEEAKLRSLGYTGGSEGSKDALSQDPMLLLSGGARGLADPKDRLQLLDRINRAYTAYGTGDFQVAVEVARSILAEDPANDSVRRTMGDSYRSLRMFDEALGEYRTLLAKNPADVDVLLSVGYIRMMAGQYDEAKKALDRAIAAHPGHAYALASLGNLAFVQGNFDEAASYYKKVLLQRPDHLQAILAMAKIFQRRGQAHEAEVFYEHALDVDPNSIDSLLSLGWLQFSAQRPDDALKTLGRAAEIDPSLPEVHLARGDVYFSQRKIAEAEAEYRAGIAAAPQAPQGYHGLGLVAESRGDLRAARGYFEQALRANPSFGAAREGLKRVSGRAP, encoded by the coding sequence ATGGCGAAGAAGAAACCCGTGAAGAGCGCCGCACGCAGCGCACCGAAGATCCCTTCCGTCCTCAAGAGCCGGGCGGCCGTGCTCGGGCTCGGCTTCCTGGGGCTGGTCGCCGTCCTCGTCGCCTACCTCCTCTGGGGCGGGGGAGTGCGACCCTTCCGCGGGAACACCTCGGACTACAACGTTCTGCTCGTCACGCTCGACACGACGCGCGCCGATCATCTCGGCGCCTACGGCTACAAGCACATCCGGACGCCGATCCTCGACGGCCTCGCCGACGACGGGGCGCTCTTCGAGCACGCCTACACGGCGGCGGTCATGACCTTCCCGTCCCACTCGTCGATCCTGACGGGGCTCCTCCCCCCCGCCCACGGCGGGCGCAACAACGGCACCGCGCGGATCCGGGCCTCGGTCGAGACGCTCGCCGAAGTGGTGAAGGCCGGCGGATGGCACACCGGCGCGGTGGTCGGGGCGTTCATCCTCCACTCGATGTTCGGGCTCGACCAGGGGTTCGAGTCGTACGACGATTACCTCCCCGACGCGGGAGCGCACGACGCCCTCATTTCCCAGCGCGGCGCCCGCGAGGTCACGGACGCGGCGCTCAAGTACCTGGCGCAGGCGAAGTCCTCGAAGTGGTTCCTCTGGGTCCACTACTACGACGCGCACTCCCCGTACCATCCCCCTTCGCCCTACCGCGAGGAGTACGGGCGGAACGGGTACGACGGCGAGATCGCCTACGTGGACGCGCAGCTCGGACGCCTCCTCGCCGCCATCAAGGAGATGGGGGCGCGCGAGAGGACGATCGTCGTCGCGGTCGGAGATCACGGCGAGGGGCTGCGCGATCACGGGGAGCAGACGCACGGGGTCTTCGTCTACGACGAGACGGCGCGCGTCCCGCTCATCATCCAGGTTCCCGGGTTCCTTTCGGGCCCGAAGCGCGTCAGCTCGGTGGTGAGAACCGTCGACATCATGCCCACGATCCTGGACCTCCTGAGGCTGCCGCCACGGCCCGCCGCTGCGGGGACCTCGCTCTGGCCGCTGATGGACGGGCAGACCCCCGACCTGAAGCTCGCCGCCTTCACCGAGGCGGCGATCCCGTTTCTCATGTACGGGTGGAGCCCGGTCGCTTCCCTCCGCGAGGGGAAGTGGAAGTTCATCGAGGCTCCACGGCGGGAGCTGTACGACCTTCCGGCGGATTCCGCTGAGAAGAGCAACGTCGCGGGGTCGCACGCGGCGGAGGCGGCGGATCTCCGCGGGAAGCTCGAGCGGATCGTGGGTGACGCGGCGGCCCAGGCGAAGGAGGCGGAATCGGTGGGCCTCTCGCCCGAGGAGGAGGCGAAGCTCCGGAGCCTGGGGTACACCGGCGGGAGCGAGGGGTCGAAGGACGCCCTCTCGCAGGACCCGATGCTCCTCCTGTCGGGGGGCGCCCGGGGTCTGGCCGATCCCAAGGATCGCCTCCAGTTGCTCGACCGGATCAACCGCGCCTACACGGCGTACGGCACCGGCGACTTCCAGGTGGCCGTCGAGGTGGCGCGCTCGATCCTCGCGGAGGACCCGGCCAACGACTCGGTTCGGCGGACGATGGGCGACTCGTACCGCTCCCTCCGCATGTTCGACGAGGCGCTCGGCGAGTACCGAACGCTTCTCGCGAAGAATCCGGCCGACGTCGACGTCCTCCTGAGCGTCGGCTACATCCGGATGATGGCCGGGCAATACGACGAGGCGAAAAAAGCGCTCGACCGCGCCATCGCCGCGCACCCCGGCCACGCCTATGCCCTCGCCTCGCTCGGCAACCTCGCCTTCGTGCAGGGGAATTTCGACGAGGCGGCGAGCTACTACAAGAAGGTGCTCCTGCAGCGCCCGGATCACCTCCAGGCAATCCTGGCGATGGCCAAGATCTTCCAGCGCCGCGGCCAGGCGCACGAGGCCGAGGTCTTCTACGAGCACGCCCTCGACGTCGATCCCAACAGCATCGACTCGCTGCTCTCACTGGGCTGGCTCCAGTTCAGCGCGCAGCGCCCCGACGACGCGCTGAAGACGCTGGGCCGCGCGGCCGAGATCGACCCTTCGCTTCCCGAGGTCCATCTCGCGCGGGGGGACGTCTACTTCTCGCAGCGGAAGATCGCCGAAGCCGAGGCGGAGTACCGGGCGGGGATCGCGGCGGCGCCGCAGGCGCCGCAGGGATACCACGGGCTCGGCCTCGTGGCGGAGAGCCGCGGCGATCTCCGCGCGGCGCGCGGCTACTTCGAGCAGGCCCTGCGCGCGAACCCGTCCTTCGGCGCGGCGCGCGAGGGGCTCAAGCGCGTCTCCGGACGCGCGCCCTGA
- a CDS encoding DUF2088 domain-containing protein, with protein MSDATREEPRAPLVRAIAPALRAARESWLVVATGSHDPRSPATVALASELEGLLRAEGVPVGRVILHDAIAGPFTDFGVTSRGTPVRLDARAMEAEGFFVLSDMKPHYFAGYSCPPKFVFPGLAAMEAIEANHSFTLDPRSRAGHHPWHPEAARRTNPLAEDYVEAFDAALSGRPAFALTFGSSGDEIFWAEAGELEDAASRGMVRADAISHVVTEPARFAVISPGGYPNDIDLYIAQRALELCGDAVEDGGDILFLCECSGGVGPAHTLPAFWEPLRGNLTAAAAPPQGPYRLYSHKAVNFARLILRLSALHLHAALAPEEIGAAHMVAVTDPQAVIGEWLAMDPDARILLFDGASKLSVSRP; from the coding sequence GTGAGCGACGCGACCCGCGAGGAGCCCAGGGCTCCGCTTGTGCGCGCGATCGCCCCCGCGCTGCGAGCCGCGCGGGAGTCGTGGCTCGTCGTCGCGACCGGCTCTCACGATCCCCGATCCCCGGCGACGGTCGCGCTCGCCTCCGAGCTCGAAGGGCTCCTCCGGGCGGAGGGGGTGCCGGTCGGGCGCGTCATTCTCCACGACGCGATCGCGGGCCCCTTCACCGACTTCGGCGTGACGTCGCGCGGCACGCCGGTGCGGCTCGACGCGCGGGCGATGGAGGCTGAAGGTTTCTTCGTCCTCAGCGACATGAAGCCGCACTACTTCGCGGGCTACTCGTGCCCCCCGAAGTTCGTCTTCCCCGGGCTCGCCGCGATGGAGGCGATCGAGGCGAATCACTCCTTCACTCTCGATCCCCGCTCGCGCGCCGGCCACCACCCGTGGCATCCGGAAGCGGCGCGCCGGACGAACCCGCTCGCCGAGGACTACGTCGAGGCGTTCGACGCCGCGCTCTCGGGCCGGCCGGCCTTCGCCCTCACGTTCGGCTCATCGGGGGACGAGATCTTCTGGGCCGAGGCGGGGGAGCTCGAGGACGCCGCGTCCCGCGGCATGGTCCGCGCCGACGCGATCTCCCACGTCGTCACCGAGCCCGCGCGGTTCGCCGTCATCTCGCCCGGCGGGTACCCGAACGACATCGACCTGTACATCGCGCAGCGCGCCCTCGAGCTGTGCGGCGATGCCGTCGAGGACGGTGGGGACATCCTCTTCCTGTGCGAGTGCTCGGGGGGCGTGGGTCCGGCGCACACGCTCCCGGCCTTCTGGGAGCCGCTCAGGGGAAACCTCACCGCCGCCGCCGCGCCTCCGCAGGGACCGTACCGTCTCTACTCGCACAAGGCCGTGAACTTCGCCCGACTCATCCTGCGTCTCTCGGCGCTGCACCTGCACGCGGCCCTCGCGCCCGAGGAGATCGGCGCGGCGCACATGGTGGCGGTCACCGATCCTCAGGCCGTCATCGGCGAGTGGCTGGCCATGGACCCGGACGCCAGGATCCTGCTCTTCGACGGCGCCAGCAAGCTCAGCGTCAGCCGCCCATGA
- a CDS encoding CBS domain-containing protein, with amino-acid sequence MKVADRMIKQVVTLGENATLRDALLAFQKHHIRHVPIVEGGKLVGIITDRDLKRATPSPFSGADRETFERVVDSTRVGQIMTRNPYTVTPSTPLRDAVKVLHDRKFGALPVVDGETLVGIVTATDMLKDLYDLLQD; translated from the coding sequence ATGAAGGTCGCCGATCGGATGATCAAGCAGGTCGTCACACTCGGAGAGAACGCGACGCTCCGGGACGCCCTGCTCGCCTTCCAGAAGCACCACATCCGGCACGTGCCGATCGTCGAGGGGGGGAAGCTCGTCGGCATCATCACCGATCGCGACCTGAAGCGCGCGACCCCGTCGCCTTTTTCGGGCGCCGATCGCGAGACCTTCGAGCGGGTCGTCGACTCCACGCGCGTCGGGCAGATCATGACCCGCAATCCCTACACCGTCACCCCCTCGACCCCCCTTCGCGACGCCGTGAAGGTCCTCCACGATCGCAAGTTCGGTGCGCTGCCCGTCGTGGACGGCGAGACGCTCGTCGGGATCGTGACGGCGACCGACATGCTCAAAGACCTCTACGATCTCCTCCAGGACTGA